Below is a window of Vulpes vulpes isolate BD-2025 chromosome 5, VulVul3, whole genome shotgun sequence DNA.
TGATGTCCATGACAGGGTGTTAGACTTGGTGTTAGACATGGTTAAATCAGTGTCTAAACCTGCCTGCTGAATGTGCGACACAGCCCTTGTGACCAATACCCCATAACCAGCCCACAAGGACTTTGAAGGTCAGGGCATGGAGGCTTTCTGGGCAcacatttgccttttattttatttttcctatttctttccaaTGAGGCAATGAGTCATTTGGGATTTGGTGAAGGCGAGCACAATTGATGTTCAGGTTCATGGTTTGCCACCTTACTAAGAGTAGATATTCACTGGAGCATGTAGGATTCCCAGTTAAGCTTCTTTATTTAAATGAGTATGTAAcacaaaacttctagaagataagGATGACAAACCTTTCCAGAAAGCAAGGGCTTCAGTGTAAGTAGCAGCAATACATGGACAGAACACATGGGCTCTGGTGCCCTTTACACACCTCTGATGGCCTTGAAGACTAATGTTGTTTAATGTGCTCCTGCTTTGAGCTGTGATGAGCATGGGGATTTGGGGTCTTGAGAATGTCAACACGGAAGGAGATTTAAGAGTTGCAAGGAGAAGTTAGATCaatattattgtgatttttcaTGTCTCCTTGTGTCCTAGTGCTTTAGTTACAAAGATAATTGTGTTATACTGAGAAGACTAGTGGCCtttgataaaagagaaaaattcttttcaaaaaatttttaatttttatatctgagggaggggcagagggaggagagatagaattccaaacagactccccactgagtgtggagacagggcttgatcccatgaccatgagatcatgactcaatTGGAAATCAtgaattagatgcttaaccaactgagacacccaggtgctccaaaagagaaaaattcttcATCTTTATATCCTTTATGCCCATTACATTCTATTATGGTGTTAAACAATTGTTAGCTGAACTAAACTGGAGAGGGTATGCTTTGGAGTCTCAAGGATTTGGGTTCAAAATTCTCACTTTGCCACCATTTGCCTGTGTCTAAGCtgccatttcctcatctctataTGGTCGATGCCCTCAGAGGTAGTGTGAGATCTGAATGAGTTCACATATGCAAATAATGAGCAGACAttagatgctaaataaatattatctcttttctttggtCTCAAGCTCTGGGGAAGTGACTGCATTTGACAATCTCTTGGTGGCCAGGTCTTATCCCTAGATCTATTTAACCCTATATTCTGGAGATGGATTCAGGcagcagcattttaaaaatctcttctagATTATTATcatgtgcagccaaggttgagaaaccctgttcTACATTAGTGTTTCTAGGTTGAGTCCAGTGGTTTCCAAACCTAAGCATGCTTTGTAATCACCAGGAGGGCTTGCTAAGGCACAAATAGCTAGACCATATTCCTGGAGTGTCTGATCCTGTAGGTGTAGGATGGGGGTTTCTATAATTGGCACTTCTAAATAACTCCAGGTGAAGCTGATGCTGCTGATCTTGCAATGATACTTTTGAACCACTGCTCCAGGGAAATAATTCTCATAGTGTGATCTGCATACTGGACTCATCTGAAATATAGGTGAAACTTGTTAAGAATGCAGGCAGTCCTCCCTATCCAAACTCTCTTATATGAACTTTATGAGAGGTAAGGAATAGGTAGGGATATATTTTCACCCTctaaactatatttttctttattaaattcagGGACCAAATAGATTAAGGTCACATAGCATCCCTCATTATTTATACTCACCACTGGCACTTTGCTAAGTTCAGGATCCAGGTATATGTGGATAGTGGGGGATAATTCTACAGATTTCTAGGCTCTAccataaataaactaaattataTTATCTGGATAGCTCCTGGAATTCTGCATTGCAATGTCTCTCAAGGGAATTCTTAAGAGCATGAATGTCTGAGAATCATGCCTCTATACCATGTACAAAAATCATAAAGTTATTTTGAATtctagtaattaaaaatataattctggtATCACACACTTATGAGATTCATCTGCAAAACTCTTTAGACAATTTGATGTGAGATCTTATAGTATCCAGGCTTATAATCTTCACTTTAAGATAGAAGCAACATTCTCTTTCTGGAAAAAGATTTCTAAAACCTTTCCTACCCAGTCACATTCCCAAAGCACGAATAGAACCAGCCTCATTTGGGAGGAAACTTCTCAGAGAAGTTAAAGatgagaaagaattaaaattaaaaaaaattcttagatacCAGAAGTCCAATGGTTTGCTTGCTATTTTTAATTAGTACGCTAAACCCAGTGAAGACTTTGCTTTTCCAACCACTTTCTGAAATGCACTCTTGACTTCTTTGTTCCTTAGACTATAGATCAAAGGGTTCAGCATGGGGATGACCATGGTGTAGAATATGGATGCCATTTTGTCTGTATCCATGGAATGACTAGAAGTTGGCTGTAAGTACATGAAGATGATTGTCCCATAGAAGATGGAGACAGTGGTCAGGTGGGATGCACAGGTGGAGAAAGCCTTCTTCTGTCCCTCAGCTGAGTGCATTCCCAGgatagcaataaaaatgaacagataaGAATTCAAGATAACCAAGAGGGTGAAAAGGACATTGAATGCTGCCAATATGAAGAGCACAATCTCATTCATGTAGATATCAGAGCAAGAGAGAGCCAACAGTGCGGGAATGTCACAGAAAAAGTGATTAATTATGTTGGAACGACAGAAAGAGAGGTGAAAGGTGAGGGCAACATGGATGGAGGACTGCAAGAGTCCAGAGATGTAGGAACCAGTGGCCAGTGAGGTATACATAGCACTTGTCATGATGGTGGCATAATGCAGGGGTTTACACACTGCTGCGTGGCGGTCAAAAGCCATTGAGGCCAAAAGGAAACTTTCAATAGTGGCAAAGGCTGAAAAGAAGAACATCTGGGCAGCACATGCATTGTAGGAGATAATCTTGTCTTTTGTGAGAAATCCCACCATTACCTTGGGAGTGACAGCTGAGGCATAAACACAGTCCACAAAGGAGAGGTtgctgaggaagaagtacatgggagtGTGGAGACGAGAATCCAGCAGAATCAACACGATCATCCCAACATTCCCAACCAGAATGATGAAGTAAATGATAGTGAAGACTGTAAATAAAGGGACCTGCATCTCCAGGGCATCTGTTAACCCCACAAGAATGAATTCAGTCACCTCTGAAACGTTCTCCATCAAAGTCATTCAGGAGTCATCATGAGAGGCACCTATGAGAAGATGAGCAAACACAAGATAATGCTGTTTGATCACTAGCATGGGAACTAACTGTGAACAGGGTCTTTTGCCCACATGTGTCAGCTTCCTGTCAAGGGCAGGAGCCTGTGAGCAACCAGTTGGGCTGAACACCAGGTAGGGGTGGGTTAAGCGAGGCCAATCATCTAGAAGTGATGTGGAAGGACACTGGAATGTCCTTGCTGACTGTGCTGCCACAAGGGGACTATATTATGACTCTGGAGGCACATTTCAGCTTGCCTGCTGTACGGTATGCTTTATTACACTAAACTAACAGGACTCCTTCACACTACTTCCTGGATCTCACAAGCACTCTTATTACAAGTACGTAGAAAACTTAatcaacagaaaggaaaagaaagtcattGGCATGTGATAGGATAAGCTTCATCAAAAACATTTCCTGTCTCTGAGGGACCCTCACTGAGTTGTTCATAATAGTTGAAGATATACAGTGATTTGGGACCCAGCTCTGCTCTTTCTAATTCACCAGGGCCCTTAATCAAGTGCTCCATTTTAACCATTGGACCCTGAAGGAAGCTTTATGATTTCTGGCATTTTCTTAGCAACATTTTGGCATCTTCCAGTAActctaaaaaagaaggaattattttttgaaaggtggAAGCAAAACTTtagttgttttctctttgtcactgtctttatttttctcccaggCTGATGTATtctatctctttgtctttgatttattcatgaggatGGAGAATGAGGGAGATAGAAGAGTCACTTTCATTCTCACCTAGAGACTTTGTATCCTCTGCCAAGCTGTGGATGTCTATCCATGTCATCTGCTCTATTTGGCTGTGCTCACCTAACAGCTTACTGTGGGTTTCATGAGAATAAATATGAGAAGCCCTCTCAACCCGAGAGACTCTTTTGACTCAAATATATCACATTCATTTCTCCTGGATTAAAAATCCTTcatactgggcagcctgggtggctcagcggtttagtgctaccttcagcccagggcgtgattctggagaccccggattgagtcccacacaggatttcctgcatggagcctgcttctccctctgtctgtgtctctgcctctgtgtgtgtgtgtgtctctcatgaataaagaaataaaatcttttaaaaaaataaaaatccttcatCCTGAAGGAAGGATATGATATACCCCTGCCTTTAAGAATAGCCTAGtgagtgcttgctttggcagcacatatactaaaattggaactatacagagaagattagcatggtccctgcgcaaggatgacatgcaaattcttGAAGCggtccatattaaaaaaaaaaaaaaaaaagaatagcctagtgaaaggggtgcctgggtggcttagtggttgagtgtctgcctttggctcaggttgtgatcccggggtcctgggatcaagtcttacattgggcttcctgcagggagtctgcttctccctctgcctatgtctttgcctctctctctgtgttattcatgaataaataaataaagtcttaaaaaaagagaatagccAAATGAGAGAGACCTATTATCCAAAAGATATGTTCATTCTAATGTATTCTTAAAGTATTAGATGTATGTATGTCCAGGGTGCTTTGGAAGAAGTAAGGATGTATGATAAGCCCAACACAGGGACTCAGGAAAAAATCTCTGGAGATGATTACTCCTGAGTCGTGGCTTTggaaattcaataaatataataacGCTTATTAGTTATTATAGTAACAAATACTTAGTACTTGCTTTGTGTCAGGAAACTGTTCTAAGCTGTTTACATATGTTAACTCATTTAGCAATTCTGGGAGGCAAATAATGTTATTGCCCCCATTTTACTTTAAATGGAACTGAGGCTGAAAGAAGTTACTTGCCTAAGTAGCAAATCTGGTGGTagaactgagattcaaacccagccAATATTGTCTAAATTCCATAATATTAAATAaccttcttggggcacctgagtggctcggtcagttaagggtctgcttttggcttgggtcatggtcccgggatcctgggatagagccccacatcaggctctcttctcagcagggagcct
It encodes the following:
- the LOC112930599 gene encoding olfactory receptor 5B12-like gives rise to the protein MTLMENVSEVTEFILVGLTDALEMQVPLFTVFTIIYFIILVGNVGMIVLILLDSRLHTPMYFFLSNLSFVDCVYASAVTPKVMVGFLTKDKIISYNACAAQMFFFSAFATIESFLLASMAFDRHAAVCKPLHYATIMTSAMYTSLATGSYISGLLQSSIHVALTFHLSFCRSNIINHFFCDIPALLALSCSDIYMNEIVLFILAAFNVLFTLLVILNSYLFIFIAILGMHSAEGQKKAFSTCASHLTTVSIFYGTIIFMYLQPTSSHSMDTDKMASIFYTMVIPMLNPLIYSLRNKEVKSAFQKVVGKAKSSLGLAY